TCGGGATTATTCGACAAGCAAGGGAGATCGGATGCTGTCATTAGCGCTGCCGAAGGGTTCGCTGGAGGAACAGACACTTGCGCTGTTCGCTCAAGCCGACCTAGAGGTCAAGAAGTCGAGTCGGGCCTACAACCCCACGATCGACG
This genomic stretch from Actinomycetota bacterium harbors:
- a CDS encoding ATP phosphoribosyltransferase, which gives rise to MLSLALPKGSLEEQTLALFAQADLEVKKSSRAYNPTID